A part of Halobaculum sp. MBLA0143 genomic DNA contains:
- the cheY gene encoding chemotaxis protein CheY, producing the protein MATRVLIADDSEFMRNLLREILEEEFEIVGEAENGVEAVDMYRDDDPDIVMMDIVMPIRNGIEATEEIMEENPDATVIMCTSVGQEEKMKEAIKAGAEGYITKPFQKPNVLEAINDAVPA; encoded by the coding sequence ATGGCGACTCGGGTACTCATTGCCGACGACTCGGAGTTCATGCGGAACCTGTTGCGTGAGATCCTCGAAGAGGAGTTCGAAATCGTCGGCGAGGCCGAGAACGGGGTCGAGGCGGTGGACATGTACCGCGACGACGACCCGGACATCGTGATGATGGACATCGTGATGCCGATCAGGAACGGAATCGAGGCGACCGAGGAGATCATGGAGGAGAACCCGGACGCCACGGTCATCATGTGCACCTCCGTCGGCCAGGAGGAGAAGATGAAGGAGGCGATCAAGGCCGGCGCGGAGGGGTACATCACGAAGCCGTTCCAGAAGCCGAACGTGCTCGAGGCGATCAACGACGCGGTGCCCGCGTAG
- a CDS encoding chemotaxis protein CheC gives MYVDIQSLETFSRLASRGASTAADSLGQLTGTNVYVNVTDVTLMAAGDLRDTFAGREFVGVTVGLEGGIAGQTVMAFETDAAEVLLEKLMPGDGSVDDEAFARSGVQEAGNIMTSGFIDGWADHLGVGIDMTPPEYVRASGTDILPDGAFEDDRSGVFMFESRIRSLDDELEFTIYMLPEYSGFTDMLRRTGGGSSPAIPVDKLPEFNQMTKQGATSAADNITMMTGTETDVEVSRLRFVPIQDVPSEVGDTTVAGTIFELHGQPSGYLAILFDESSAEEVAQGMIPTETEPGIGEMERGALRELGNIMTSGFIDGWANVLGTSIEHTPPQFIHDMGSAVMDPLVSRLGRTQEHAFIIDSTVRTPDGDVRCDIYALPDQHELAEALDQIDDSASAGVGGP, from the coding sequence ATGTACGTCGACATCCAGTCTCTAGAGACGTTCAGCCGGCTCGCCAGCCGAGGGGCGAGCACTGCCGCCGACTCGTTGGGACAGCTCACCGGGACGAACGTCTACGTCAACGTGACGGACGTGACGCTGATGGCCGCCGGCGACCTCCGAGACACGTTCGCCGGCCGGGAGTTCGTCGGTGTCACGGTCGGCCTGGAGGGGGGAATCGCCGGCCAAACCGTGATGGCGTTCGAGACGGACGCCGCCGAGGTGTTGTTGGAGAAGCTGATGCCCGGCGACGGCTCGGTCGACGACGAGGCGTTCGCCCGCAGCGGCGTCCAGGAGGCCGGCAACATCATGACCAGCGGCTTCATCGACGGCTGGGCCGACCACCTCGGCGTCGGAATCGACATGACGCCGCCGGAGTACGTCCGAGCCAGCGGGACGGACATCCTCCCGGACGGCGCCTTCGAGGACGACCGCTCCGGCGTGTTCATGTTCGAGTCGCGGATCAGATCGTTGGACGACGAACTGGAGTTCACGATCTACATGCTGCCGGAGTACTCCGGCTTCACCGACATGCTCCGCCGCACCGGCGGCGGTTCCAGCCCCGCCATCCCCGTCGACAAACTACCCGAGTTCAACCAGATGACGAAACAGGGCGCCACGAGCGCCGCCGACAACATCACGATGATGACCGGGACGGAGACGGACGTGGAGGTGTCGCGGCTCCGTTTCGTCCCGATCCAAGACGTCCCCTCGGAGGTGGGCGACACGACCGTCGCCGGCACCATCTTCGAGCTCCACGGCCAGCCCAGCGGCTACCTCGCCATCCTGTTCGACGAGTCGTCCGCCGAAGAGGTAGCCCAGGGGATGATCCCGACGGAGACGGAGCCCGGAATCGGCGAGATGGAGCGTGGCGCGCTCCGCGAGCTAGGCAACATCATGACCAGCGGCTTCATCGACGGCTGGGCGAACGTCCTCGGGACGAGCATCGAGCACACCCCGCCACAGTTCATCCACGACATGGGCTCTGCGGTGATGGACCCCCTCGTCTCTCGACTGGGCCGGACACAGGAACACGCCTTCATCATCGACTCCACCGTCCGGACTCCCGACGGCGACGTGCGGTGTGACATCTACGCGCTGCCGGACCAACACGAACTGGCGGAGGCGCTGGACCAGATCGACGACAGCGCCTCCGCCGGCGTCGGTGGACCCTGA
- a CDS encoding ubiquinol-cytochrome c reductase iron-sulfur subunit, whose amino-acid sequence MSADEDKYPGDSGRRRFVKGVVGGATLAGVGATGSAAINSVTSSTGAGGGPTESMVIENTDGPAPRGMPQVPIEIDGDELKGVWPEVKEKTQGGVTYEVAETDIGGMSYSSEWFHFCGMETYEAIRPSHEPAEGNYFVTGSNPTYEWQSEFGETDRLTVDMFSDYEEWGNGIGVSGLGKPASANWRSMETEKSLVVNVIRSPVIEQLVENGEAQGADGQTYSVDDSTQSWLQATAPKGFVAWLNKCTHFCCVPKYKGLGGSAKFDAADEVYCPCHQSVYEPFSIVPTLFTARPRPK is encoded by the coding sequence ATGAGCGCGGACGAGGACAAGTACCCCGGTGACTCGGGTCGTCGCCGGTTCGTCAAGGGTGTCGTCGGCGGTGCGACGCTAGCCGGCGTCGGAGCGACCGGCTCTGCCGCGATCAACAGCGTCACCTCGTCGACCGGCGCCGGCGGTGGCCCGACAGAGTCGATGGTGATCGAGAACACGGACGGTCCGGCACCCCGTGGGATGCCACAGGTCCCCATCGAGATCGACGGCGACGAACTGAAAGGGGTCTGGCCCGAGGTGAAGGAGAAGACCCAGGGTGGTGTCACCTACGAGGTGGCCGAGACGGACATCGGCGGGATGTCCTACTCCTCGGAGTGGTTCCACTTCTGTGGCATGGAGACGTACGAGGCGATTCGCCCGAGCCACGAGCCGGCCGAAGGAAACTACTTCGTCACCGGTTCGAACCCCACCTACGAGTGGCAGTCGGAGTTCGGCGAGACGGACCGCCTCACCGTCGACATGTTCTCCGACTACGAGGAGTGGGGCAACGGAATCGGCGTCTCCGGGCTCGGTAAGCCCGCCAGCGCCAACTGGCGCTCGATGGAGACGGAGAAGAGCCTGGTCGTCAACGTCATCCGCTCGCCGGTGATCGAACAGCTCGTCGAGAACGGCGAAGCGCAGGGCGCCGACGGCCAGACGTACTCGGTCGACGACAGCACACAGTCGTGGCTGCAAGCCACCGCCCCGAAGGGGTTCGTCGCCTGGCTCAACAAGTGTACCCACTTCTGTTGTGTGCCGAAGTACAAGGGCCTGGGCGGCTCCGCGAAGTTCGACGCCGCAGACGAGGTGTACTGTCCGTGTCACCAGTCCGTCTACGAGCCGTTCAGCATCGTCCCGACGTTGTTCACCGCCCGACCACGTCCGAAGTAG